From Strigops habroptila isolate Jane chromosome 10, bStrHab1.2.pri, whole genome shotgun sequence, one genomic window encodes:
- the SYTL3 gene encoding synaptotagmin-like protein 3 isoform X2 — protein sequence MACEFNLNFLKELEREAVLEVLYRDQMVRETEEERIRKLKLQLQQLRWKGARNASHEYQERSCARCQKSLGLLMNRGAVCNGCSHRVCSECRVCLNPCLWKCTVCYAHGDVKVKAGEWFFEERAKKYPGEGRHETVGAKLLKSYQKLSKISVVPPTPPPFTESRAGSNVTELGQSKSFNKSVENLFLSLTTHIKKISKSQNDMADRRLLTADHGQNVERRKQRRSQSDTAINITSRMKSTPSLQQLVTGAQNDSEILTKRNCKEEDDVITSPTSDAVFCDGKKHGSLYSLNSTCTESGNFGKANVTGEIEFAMRYVFKACILEICIKRCKNLAYGEEKKKKCNPYVKVYLLPDKSPRGKRKTTVKKRTVDPEFDETLKYKIEYSQLGSRQLQISVWHAGALKYRVFLGEVVIPLAAWDFQEDSMQLFSWYQLKPKLEKPEDDLIQYSGELLVSARLSAPAQYKNSQFEGKKDQGVPSCQLQVMITAAKNLPVPRSAGMPNPFVKGCLILPDQPEVKQKSPVWKKEACPQWNHLFVFDGVTPAQLQQSCLHLTVWDQSTSSSSDQFLGGATLGAMELFGPTALSQSVLQWQEVLCSPNTWMDFTLVLQSSKENFKS from the exons ATGGCCTGTGaatttaatctaaacttccttAAGGAATTGGAACGAGAGGCTGTTCTGGAAGTCCTGTACCGTGACCAGATGGTGAGAgagacagaggaggaaagaatAAG GAAACTgaaactgcagctgcagcagcttcgGTGGAAAGGGGCAAGAAATGCAAGCCATGAGTACCAGGAGAGATCTTGTGCTCGCTGTCAGAAATCGCTTGGGTTACTGATGAACAGAGGTGCAGTGTGCAATGGGTGCAGTCATCGAGTGTGCTCTGAATGCCGTGTTTGCCTGAATCCCTGCCTTTGGAAATGTACTGTTTGTTATGCTCATGG agaTGTGAAAGTAAAGGCTGGCGAATGGTTCTTTGAGGAACGAGCAAAGAAATATCCAGGTGAAG gCAGACATGAAACAGTTGGTGCAAAGCTCTTGAAATCTTATCAGAAACTGAG TAAAATTTCTGTCGTACCTCCAACTCCACCTCCTTTCACAGAATCCAGAGCAGGAAGCAATGTGACG GAACTTGGTCAGTCTAAAAGTTTTAATAAATCTGTGGAAAACTTGTTTCTGTCTCTCACAACGCATATAAAAA aaatctCTAAGTCCCAGAATGATATGGCTGACAGACGTCTCCTAACTGCAGATCATGGGCAGAATgtggaaagaaggaagcaaagaagGAGCCAGTCTGACACTGCCATCAACATTACAAGCAGG ATGAAAAGTACACCTAGTCTTCAGCAGCTCGTTACTGGGGCCCAAAATGACAGTGAAATTCTGACCAAAAGGAATTGCAAGGAAGAAGACGACGTAATAACCAGTCCTACAAGTGATGCAGTTTTCTGTGATGGCAAAAAACAT GGGAGTTTGTATAGTCTTAACAGCACTTGCACCGAGTCTGGAAATTTTGGCAAAGCTAATGTCACAGGAGAAATAGAGTTTGCCATGAGATATGTCTTCAAAGCTTGCATCTTAGAAATTTGTATCAAGAGATGCAAGAACCTGGCttatggagaagagaagaagaaaaagtgtaaCCC GTATGTTAAGGTTTATTTACTTCCTGATAAATCTCCTCGGGGTAAGCGGAAGACAACCGTCAAAAAGAGAACAGTGGATCCGGAATTTGATGAGACTTTGAAG TACAAGATTGAATACTCCCAGCTGGGAAGTCGGCAGCTTCAGATCTCTGTGTGGCATGCAGGAGCACTCAAATACAGGGTGTTTTTGGGGGAAGTGGTGATTCCACTGGCAGCGTGGGATTTTCAAGAGGACTCAATGCAGTTGTTCAGCTGGTACCAGCTCAAGCCCAAG CTTGAAAAGCCTGAAGATGATCTTATCCAGTACAGTGGTGAACTCCTTGTGTCTGCAAGACTGTCGGCACCTGCTCAGTATAAAAATTCCCAGTTTGAAG gaaaaaaggaCCAAGGTGTTCCCAGCTGCCAGCTTCAGGTGATGATAACTGCGGCCAAGAACTTGCCCGTGCCAAGATCTGCTGGAATGCCGAACCCATTTGTTAAAGG TTGTCTTATCCTTCCAGACCAACCAGAGGTAAAGCAGAAGTCTCCTGTCTGGAAGAAAGAAGCCTGTCCCCAGTGGAATCACTTGTTTGTCTTTGATGGTGTGaccccagctcagctgcagcagtcatgTCTACACTTGACTGTCTGGGACCAGTCAACGTCCAGCTCAAGCGATCAGTTCCTAGGAGGAGCTACACTTGGTGCAA TGGAATTGTTTGGTCCTACAGCCCTTTCTCAGTCAGTGCTCCAATGGCAGGAAGTGCTCTGCAGCCCAAACACGTGGATGGACTTTACACTTGTTCTGCAATCAAGCaaggaaaattttaaatcaTGA
- the SYTL3 gene encoding synaptotagmin-like protein 3 isoform X1: MACEFNLNFLKELEREAVLEVLYRDQMVRETEEERIRKLKLQLQQLRWKGARNASHEYQERSCARCQKSLGLLMNRGAVCNGCSHRVCSECRVCLNPCLWKCTVCYAHGDVKVKAGEWFFEERAKKYPGEGRHETVGAKLLKSYQKLSKISVVPPTPPPFTESRAGSNVTVNELGQSKSFNKSVENLFLSLTTHIKKISKSQNDMADRRLLTADHGQNVERRKQRRSQSDTAINITSRMKSTPSLQQLVTGAQNDSEILTKRNCKEEDDVITSPTSDAVFCDGKKHGSLYSLNSTCTESGNFGKANVTGEIEFAMRYVFKACILEICIKRCKNLAYGEEKKKKCNPYVKVYLLPDKSPRGKRKTTVKKRTVDPEFDETLKYKIEYSQLGSRQLQISVWHAGALKYRVFLGEVVIPLAAWDFQEDSMQLFSWYQLKPKLEKPEDDLIQYSGELLVSARLSAPAQYKNSQFEGKKDQGVPSCQLQVMITAAKNLPVPRSAGMPNPFVKGCLILPDQPEVKQKSPVWKKEACPQWNHLFVFDGVTPAQLQQSCLHLTVWDQSTSSSSDQFLGGATLGAMELFGPTALSQSVLQWQEVLCSPNTWMDFTLVLQSSKENFKS; encoded by the exons ATGGCCTGTGaatttaatctaaacttccttAAGGAATTGGAACGAGAGGCTGTTCTGGAAGTCCTGTACCGTGACCAGATGGTGAGAgagacagaggaggaaagaatAAG GAAACTgaaactgcagctgcagcagcttcgGTGGAAAGGGGCAAGAAATGCAAGCCATGAGTACCAGGAGAGATCTTGTGCTCGCTGTCAGAAATCGCTTGGGTTACTGATGAACAGAGGTGCAGTGTGCAATGGGTGCAGTCATCGAGTGTGCTCTGAATGCCGTGTTTGCCTGAATCCCTGCCTTTGGAAATGTACTGTTTGTTATGCTCATGG agaTGTGAAAGTAAAGGCTGGCGAATGGTTCTTTGAGGAACGAGCAAAGAAATATCCAGGTGAAG gCAGACATGAAACAGTTGGTGCAAAGCTCTTGAAATCTTATCAGAAACTGAG TAAAATTTCTGTCGTACCTCCAACTCCACCTCCTTTCACAGAATCCAGAGCAGGAAGCAATGTGACGGTAAAT GAACTTGGTCAGTCTAAAAGTTTTAATAAATCTGTGGAAAACTTGTTTCTGTCTCTCACAACGCATATAAAAA aaatctCTAAGTCCCAGAATGATATGGCTGACAGACGTCTCCTAACTGCAGATCATGGGCAGAATgtggaaagaaggaagcaaagaagGAGCCAGTCTGACACTGCCATCAACATTACAAGCAGG ATGAAAAGTACACCTAGTCTTCAGCAGCTCGTTACTGGGGCCCAAAATGACAGTGAAATTCTGACCAAAAGGAATTGCAAGGAAGAAGACGACGTAATAACCAGTCCTACAAGTGATGCAGTTTTCTGTGATGGCAAAAAACAT GGGAGTTTGTATAGTCTTAACAGCACTTGCACCGAGTCTGGAAATTTTGGCAAAGCTAATGTCACAGGAGAAATAGAGTTTGCCATGAGATATGTCTTCAAAGCTTGCATCTTAGAAATTTGTATCAAGAGATGCAAGAACCTGGCttatggagaagagaagaagaaaaagtgtaaCCC GTATGTTAAGGTTTATTTACTTCCTGATAAATCTCCTCGGGGTAAGCGGAAGACAACCGTCAAAAAGAGAACAGTGGATCCGGAATTTGATGAGACTTTGAAG TACAAGATTGAATACTCCCAGCTGGGAAGTCGGCAGCTTCAGATCTCTGTGTGGCATGCAGGAGCACTCAAATACAGGGTGTTTTTGGGGGAAGTGGTGATTCCACTGGCAGCGTGGGATTTTCAAGAGGACTCAATGCAGTTGTTCAGCTGGTACCAGCTCAAGCCCAAG CTTGAAAAGCCTGAAGATGATCTTATCCAGTACAGTGGTGAACTCCTTGTGTCTGCAAGACTGTCGGCACCTGCTCAGTATAAAAATTCCCAGTTTGAAG gaaaaaaggaCCAAGGTGTTCCCAGCTGCCAGCTTCAGGTGATGATAACTGCGGCCAAGAACTTGCCCGTGCCAAGATCTGCTGGAATGCCGAACCCATTTGTTAAAGG TTGTCTTATCCTTCCAGACCAACCAGAGGTAAAGCAGAAGTCTCCTGTCTGGAAGAAAGAAGCCTGTCCCCAGTGGAATCACTTGTTTGTCTTTGATGGTGTGaccccagctcagctgcagcagtcatgTCTACACTTGACTGTCTGGGACCAGTCAACGTCCAGCTCAAGCGATCAGTTCCTAGGAGGAGCTACACTTGGTGCAA TGGAATTGTTTGGTCCTACAGCCCTTTCTCAGTCAGTGCTCCAATGGCAGGAAGTGCTCTGCAGCCCAAACACGTGGATGGACTTTACACTTGTTCTGCAATCAAGCaaggaaaattttaaatcaTGA